A genomic region of Alphaproteobacteria bacterium contains the following coding sequences:
- a CDS encoding 2-dehydropantoate 2-reductase, with product MKICIFGAGAIGAAVGAQLHRAGSDVTLIARGAHLAAMREKGLTVIRGDDRITVSPPCTDDPAAAGPQDLVIVTVKAHTAPAIVDMMQPLLGPETAVVTAMNGIPWWYFHGLSVPGGAHWLESVDPGGVQWRGIGPQRAIGGVVYTAGEVVEPGVIAQGQRSRIDIGEPDGTLSPRCRVLAEALTAAGIEAPVRRRIRDDIWLKLWGNLSFNPVSVLTHGTLRGMAADDGVRAVLRGMMTEARAVGEAFGVGFEMDVEARIEMAADVGHHRSSMLQDLLQERSMEIGPIVTAVQEMARLADIPTPTIDMVLALVKHRAATAKGTA from the coding sequence ATGAAGATTTGTATCTTTGGCGCCGGCGCAATCGGTGCCGCCGTTGGCGCGCAATTGCACCGGGCCGGCAGCGACGTGACGCTGATCGCCCGCGGCGCCCACCTCGCCGCCATGCGGGAAAAGGGCCTGACCGTGATTCGCGGCGACGACCGCATCACCGTTTCGCCGCCCTGCACCGACGATCCCGCCGCCGCCGGACCGCAGGATCTTGTCATCGTAACCGTCAAGGCCCATACCGCGCCGGCCATCGTCGACATGATGCAACCCCTCCTCGGCCCGGAAACGGCGGTGGTGACCGCGATGAACGGGATCCCGTGGTGGTACTTCCACGGATTGTCGGTACCGGGCGGCGCGCACTGGCTCGAGAGCGTCGACCCCGGCGGCGTGCAATGGCGCGGAATCGGCCCTCAGCGCGCCATCGGCGGTGTCGTCTATACGGCGGGTGAGGTCGTCGAGCCGGGCGTCATCGCGCAGGGTCAACGCAGCCGGATCGACATCGGCGAACCCGACGGCACCCTATCGCCGCGCTGCCGCGTACTCGCCGAAGCCCTGACGGCGGCCGGGATCGAGGCACCGGTGCGGCGACGCATTCGCGACGACATCTGGCTCAAGCTGTGGGGAAATCTGTCGTTCAATCCGGTCAGCGTCCTGACCCACGGAACCCTACGCGGCATGGCCGCTGATGACGGCGTCCGCGCCGTCTTGCGGGGGATGATGACCGAGGCCCGTGCGGTTGGTGAAGCCTTTGGCGTTGGGTTCGAGATGGACGTCGAGGCGCGCATCGAGATGGCGGCCGATGTCGGCCACCATCGCAGTTCGATGCTTCAGGACTTGCTGCAGGAGCGGTCGATGGAGATCGGCCCCATCGTGACCGCAGTCCAGGAAATGGCGCGCCTGGCCGATATCCCGACGCCGACGATCGACATGGTGTTGGCCCTGGTCAAGCACCGGGCGGCCACCGCCAAGGGAACCGCCTGA
- a CDS encoding type II secretion system F family protein — protein sequence MSKLFVLAERNPELVYALVSAALVLAVILITILIKSEADSPKRQTKRRVDHLVTGGLRGGRMEMDQTIGIRRSGTDSSFAVLDRAVKKLLPRPVLMRRRLAKTGFNLTIGEYVMACCVVGLFGAGVVYFFFKLGVLVAVVGGVAIGFGLPHVTTSFLINRRLYKFIDNFPEAIELIVRGLKSGLPVSESIRTVAQEIPKPVGVEFAQISSSVKLGQTLEQAMWETAGRIDIPEFKFFVVSMSIQKETGGNLAETLENLADLLRRRRQMKLKIRALSSEARASAYIIGALPFIMFGIIYLVSSQYVMQLFWDPRGNLLLGAGFVSLSLGVATMYKLVKFEI from the coding sequence ATGTCCAAGCTCTTTGTACTCGCCGAACGCAACCCGGAGTTGGTTTACGCATTGGTTTCGGCGGCACTGGTTCTGGCCGTCATTCTGATAACGATACTCATCAAGTCGGAGGCAGATTCGCCGAAACGCCAGACTAAGCGTCGGGTGGACCACCTGGTCACCGGTGGCCTGCGTGGCGGGCGCATGGAGATGGACCAAACCATCGGCATTAGGAGGTCGGGGACGGACAGTTCATTCGCGGTACTCGATCGCGCGGTGAAAAAATTGCTGCCGCGGCCCGTGCTGATGCGCCGCCGACTGGCCAAGACGGGTTTTAACCTTACTATTGGCGAATATGTGATGGCCTGCTGCGTAGTCGGTCTCTTCGGCGCGGGTGTGGTCTACTTCTTCTTCAAGCTGGGCGTTCTCGTCGCTGTCGTCGGTGGTGTTGCGATCGGGTTTGGTCTACCCCACGTGACCACAAGTTTCTTAATCAACCGGCGCCTCTACAAGTTCATCGATAATTTTCCGGAAGCTATCGAGCTTATTGTACGGGGGCTAAAGAGTGGACTGCCCGTTTCGGAATCGATCCGCACCGTAGCGCAGGAAATCCCGAAGCCGGTTGGTGTTGAATTCGCTCAGATCTCAAGCAGCGTCAAACTAGGTCAGACCTTGGAACAGGCAATGTGGGAAACTGCCGGCCGCATCGATATTCCGGAGTTTAAGTTTTTCGTTGTCAGCATGTCGATTCAGAAGGAGACCGGCGGCAACCTGGCCGAAACACTGGAGAACCTCGCAGACCTCCTGCGACGGCGTCGTCAGATGAAGCTCAAGATTCGCGCCCTGTCGAGTGAAGCTCGCGCCAGCGCCTACATCATCGGCGCACTACCCTTCATCATGTTTGGCATCATCTATTTGGTCAGCAGCCAATATGTCATGCAGCTGTTCTGGGATCCGCGCGGTAATTTGTTGCTAGGCGCCGGGTTTGTGTCTCTCAGCCTCGGCGTTGCGACCATGTACAAACTGGTGAAGTTCGAGATATGA
- a CDS encoding Flp family type IVb pilin, protein MYKKFSALMRDESGATAIEYGLIAALVSVAAIAALIALGSSLQTIFQFVADTLGAAVPSGA, encoded by the coding sequence ATGTACAAGAAATTTAGCGCATTGATGCGCGATGAGTCCGGCGCGACGGCTATCGAATATGGCCTGATCGCCGCGCTCGTTTCGGTGGCAGCCATTGCTGCGCTGATTGCCCTGGGCAGCTCGCTGCAAACGATCTTCCAGTTTGTCGCCGACACGCTCGGAGCCGCGGTGCCCTCCGGCGCCTAA
- a CDS encoding response regulator/pilus assembly protein, which yields MTAIPRPGTTLEKMPEALRALVVVEDDETRTVFGEALDEAGLEVRSESGGIAVTVEYLEGGAACPPLIVVDVENSNDPLADIDALAEVCNPGTSVLAVGKANDVNLFRDLVACGVADYLVKPCREEHVRTAVANALRPPESATDKELGKPGRMVVVVGSRGGVGASTVALNAAWILAQRPDQKIALVDLDLYFGTSTFTLDLEPGRGLRDALEHPDRVDSLFISSIAVPAHERLHIFGAEEPIENGFEFDAHALDILMTELRHDFRTVVVDLPRHFLTTPPELISMADLIVFVTDMTLSGMRDTMRLVSAMKSIAPQVDSKVVVNRMPQGRKGPINRTDFEKGIEHAIDCVIPEDVKSVSVAANVGRPLAVAAKKSKTVMALRSLCDDIAGTPPKRKRSALLRLLGRK from the coding sequence GTGACCGCAATACCGAGACCGGGAACGACGCTGGAAAAGATGCCGGAGGCGCTCCGTGCCTTGGTCGTCGTCGAGGACGACGAAACCCGCACTGTTTTTGGCGAAGCGCTGGACGAGGCGGGTTTGGAGGTGCGGTCGGAAAGCGGCGGTATTGCCGTGACCGTGGAATATTTGGAGGGCGGCGCCGCCTGCCCACCTTTGATCGTTGTCGACGTCGAGAACTCCAATGATCCGCTCGCCGATATCGATGCGTTGGCCGAAGTCTGCAATCCGGGAACGTCGGTTCTCGCGGTCGGAAAGGCCAACGATGTCAATTTGTTCCGCGACCTTGTCGCATGTGGCGTGGCCGATTATCTGGTCAAGCCGTGCCGTGAGGAGCATGTCCGGACCGCAGTCGCCAATGCATTGCGTCCACCAGAGAGCGCGACCGACAAGGAACTCGGCAAACCCGGCCGAATGGTGGTCGTGGTTGGTTCGCGCGGCGGCGTCGGCGCCAGTACGGTTGCTCTCAACGCGGCATGGATCCTGGCCCAGCGCCCGGATCAGAAAATCGCCTTGGTCGATTTGGACCTGTATTTCGGCACATCGACTTTCACGCTCGATCTAGAACCCGGCCGCGGCCTGCGTGATGCGCTCGAGCATCCCGATCGCGTCGACAGCCTATTCATTTCCAGCATCGCGGTGCCGGCGCACGAACGGCTGCATATTTTTGGCGCGGAGGAGCCAATCGAAAACGGGTTTGAGTTCGATGCCCATGCCCTCGACATCTTGATGACCGAACTTCGGCACGACTTTCGAACAGTGGTGGTCGATCTTCCGCGCCATTTCTTAACGACTCCACCGGAACTGATATCAATGGCGGACCTGATCGTGTTCGTCACCGATATGACGCTTTCCGGAATGCGTGACACAATGCGGCTGGTCTCCGCGATGAAGAGCATTGCGCCGCAAGTTGACTCAAAGGTGGTTGTCAATCGGATGCCCCAAGGACGTAAGGGGCCGATCAATCGCACCGACTTCGAAAAGGGAATCGAGCATGCAATCGATTGTGTGATACCGGAAGACGTGAAGTCGGTTTCCGTGGCGGCGAATGTTGGCCGTCCGTTGGCGGTTGCTGCCAAGAAAAGCAAGACGGTTATGGCGTTGCGGTCGTTGTGCGACGATATTGCCGGCACTCCGCCAAAGCGCAAACGGAGCGCCCTGTTGCGCCTGTTAGGCAGGAAATGA
- a CDS encoding CpaF family protein has product MSDDAAADGDGEPAPSSKRASKAARAATRNRGSRKRASGKSGSVSTSKASVETAKEIVAPILMERIDAAAAAKLTREDLSGQISDLVTEILFEEKIRLNSLEHRELVTRLLNDMLGLGPLEPLLADDSVNDILVNGHNQVFIERAGKLELTDVGFRDNSHVLNIATRIVTRIGRRVDESSPLCDARLADGSRVNIIIPPLAVDGPSISIRKFSKQAITLDQMVKQQNLSREIAILLQIAARSRLNILISGGTGSGKTTLLNAISAMIDDNERIVTIEDAAELKLQQPHIVRLETRPPNLEGEGEITMRDLVKNSLRMRPDRIIVGEVRSSEAVDMLQAMNTGHEGSLGTIHANRPRESLTRLENMVGMAGINLPSKAVRTQISSAIDMIIQISRMRDGMRRVTNIVEIVGMEGDVITTQELFSYQYESEDSSGRLLGRFESCNLRPVFTPKAEYYGLGRALMDVI; this is encoded by the coding sequence ATGAGCGATGACGCTGCCGCCGACGGTGACGGCGAACCCGCGCCGTCGTCCAAGCGCGCGTCGAAGGCGGCCCGGGCGGCAACACGGAATCGTGGCAGCCGGAAGCGTGCCAGTGGCAAAAGCGGTTCGGTATCGACCAGCAAGGCGAGCGTGGAGACCGCAAAGGAGATCGTGGCGCCGATCCTGATGGAACGTATTGACGCCGCCGCCGCCGCCAAGCTGACTCGTGAAGACCTTTCCGGCCAGATCTCCGATCTGGTCACCGAAATTCTGTTCGAGGAGAAAATCCGCCTCAACAGCCTCGAGCACCGCGAGCTGGTTACCAGGCTGCTCAACGATATGCTCGGATTGGGCCCTCTCGAACCGTTGCTCGCCGACGACTCGGTGAACGACATTCTGGTCAATGGGCACAATCAAGTCTTTATCGAACGGGCCGGCAAACTCGAATTGACCGATGTTGGATTTCGCGACAATTCGCATGTTCTCAATATCGCCACTCGAATCGTTACCCGAATCGGGCGCCGGGTCGACGAATCGAGTCCGCTCTGCGATGCGCGTCTGGCGGACGGCAGTCGCGTAAACATCATCATACCGCCGCTTGCAGTCGATGGACCAAGCATCTCTATTCGCAAGTTCTCGAAGCAGGCGATCACGCTGGACCAGATGGTCAAGCAGCAAAATCTGTCGCGCGAAATCGCCATCCTTCTGCAAATCGCCGCGCGCTCGCGCCTAAATATCCTGATATCCGGCGGAACGGGTTCGGGCAAAACGACATTGCTCAACGCGATTTCGGCAATGATCGACGATAACGAACGCATAGTCACCATCGAGGACGCGGCGGAACTCAAACTGCAGCAGCCCCACATCGTGCGCCTGGAGACGCGACCGCCGAACCTCGAAGGCGAGGGCGAAATTACGATGCGCGATTTAGTCAAGAATTCGCTCCGCATGCGCCCGGATCGCATCATAGTCGGCGAGGTGCGCAGTTCCGAGGCGGTCGACATGTTGCAGGCTATGAACACCGGCCACGAAGGATCGCTTGGTACGATCCACGCCAACCGTCCACGCGAATCGCTGACCCGGCTCGAAAACATGGTCGGAATGGCTGGGATCAATCTCCCGTCGAAAGCCGTACGCACGCAGATTTCCTCGGCAATCGACATGATCATCCAGATTTCGCGCATGCGTGACGGCATGCGCCGCGTCACGAACATAGTAGAGATCGTCGGCATGGAGGGCGATGTCATCACGACGCAGGAGCTGTTTTCGTACCAATACGAAAGTGAAGATTCCAGCGGGCGCTTGCTGGGAAGGTTCGAATCCTGCAACCTGCGTCCAGTGTTTACGCCGAAGGCCGAATATTATGGGCTCGGCCGCGCGTTGATGGACGTCATCTAA
- the cpaB gene encoding Flp pilus assembly protein CpaB, producing MSIRNVLLFLTAVLVAGGAVYFAQSWLDAERAALEALRMIDRGEEPEADYILVAKKHLARGTFVKEEDLRWQAWPDETLDKAYIVRGEGSDPKSFEGAVVRFPIVQGEPVTSARLVRRGERGFLAAALRPGKRAITIPISVTTGVAGFVLPGDHVDMLLTHRLGRRSYATETLIPDLRVIAIDQRLNQKEGAAKVSKTLTFEVDPKQVEMVTVARRLGSLSLSLRSLAEDEAVLAEATQPAAAGENGPESSSDERKASSADGARADYANAAELIPNERPIMTASLRTPMADTGAGAAPSSIAGDSAGVASTDSEGVAGGGDPIMSIWESSGGNPLAPDRNRQDDGRGYTFGQEVSLLLLDRAKRKKVTIIRGGRRQSLAAKASPSEAEQDDEEEAKREGDESDAENGEDGAVEVISEGE from the coding sequence ATGTCGATACGCAATGTACTTCTATTCTTGACCGCCGTGCTCGTTGCCGGGGGCGCCGTCTATTTCGCGCAATCATGGCTCGACGCCGAACGCGCGGCCCTGGAGGCGTTGCGGATGATCGACCGAGGCGAAGAGCCCGAAGCCGATTACATTCTCGTCGCCAAGAAACACTTGGCCCGTGGCACATTTGTCAAGGAAGAGGATTTGCGCTGGCAGGCCTGGCCGGACGAGACCCTCGACAAGGCTTACATCGTCCGGGGCGAGGGCAGCGATCCCAAGTCCTTTGAAGGCGCCGTCGTGCGTTTTCCCATCGTGCAGGGCGAGCCGGTAACCAGTGCACGTCTCGTTCGTCGCGGGGAACGGGGTTTCTTGGCGGCCGCTCTGCGGCCCGGAAAACGAGCCATCACCATTCCGATCAGCGTCACCACCGGGGTCGCCGGATTCGTACTACCGGGTGACCACGTCGACATGTTGCTTACCCACCGTCTTGGTAGGCGGTCCTACGCTACCGAAACGCTGATACCGGACCTCCGGGTCATCGCCATCGACCAGCGTCTCAATCAAAAGGAAGGTGCGGCGAAGGTCTCCAAGACCCTGACTTTCGAGGTCGACCCCAAACAGGTGGAAATGGTCACCGTCGCCCGACGGCTGGGGAGTCTGTCTCTGAGTTTGCGCAGTCTGGCCGAGGACGAAGCGGTCCTCGCCGAGGCGACCCAGCCCGCCGCCGCAGGTGAAAACGGCCCCGAATCGTCGTCCGACGAGCGCAAGGCGTCATCAGCCGACGGCGCCCGCGCCGATTACGCCAATGCGGCGGAGCTGATCCCGAACGAGCGCCCGATCATGACCGCCAGCCTGCGGACCCCCATGGCCGATACCGGTGCCGGCGCGGCGCCCAGCAGCATCGCCGGCGATAGCGCCGGGGTCGCGAGCACCGATTCCGAGGGCGTCGCGGGAGGTGGCGATCCGATCATGTCGATCTGGGAGTCAAGTGGCGGGAACCCGCTCGCCCCGGACCGCAATCGACAAGATGACGGTCGCGGATACACCTTCGGTCAAGAAGTCAGCCTGCTGCTGCTGGACCGCGCCAAGCGGAAAAAGGTGACGATCATTCGCGGCGGCAGGCGCCAGTCGTTGGCGGCCAAAGCGTCGCCGTCCGAAGCCGAGCAGGATGACGAAGAGGAAGCGAAACGAGAGGGCGACGAAAGCGATGCCGAAAACGGGGAGGACGGTGCCGTCGAAGTCATCTCCGAAGGGGAGTGA
- a CDS encoding type II secretion system F family protein produces MKLENFLPFGLSPDGVVLLLAAVAAFISVYVLWNVLLVRDPVGPRMKALKSRQVELKADLLAPKRRHERKVRGFGMMLNTVKSLNLSRFQKSKSVGQRLATAGWRSKDAVVVFIFFKVAMPVLFGAATAFVLFALGVYKMPDIAKLVLVVVFAGIGYYLPDVMVKNQATKRQHAIRKAMPDGLDLMVICAEAGLSIDSTLARVSREVAAAAPVLADELGLAAIELGFLPERSKAFHNLSARTNMMETRGMVNTLLQTEKFGTPLAQSLRVLSAEFRDQRMLRAEEKAARLPAILTVPMIVFILPCLFIVLIGPAILRTIDAMRGLGY; encoded by the coding sequence ATGAAGCTCGAAAACTTCCTTCCCTTCGGTCTGTCCCCGGACGGCGTCGTATTGCTGTTGGCGGCGGTGGCCGCGTTCATCAGCGTCTATGTGTTGTGGAACGTGCTCCTCGTCCGCGATCCGGTCGGGCCGCGCATGAAGGCGCTGAAATCGCGGCAGGTCGAGTTAAAAGCCGATCTCCTGGCGCCGAAGCGTCGCCACGAGCGCAAGGTTCGCGGATTCGGCATGATGCTGAACACCGTCAAGAGCCTCAATCTCTCTCGCTTCCAAAAAAGCAAGAGCGTCGGCCAACGGTTGGCGACCGCGGGGTGGCGTTCGAAAGACGCGGTCGTCGTGTTTATCTTCTTCAAGGTCGCCATGCCGGTCCTGTTCGGTGCCGCCACCGCATTCGTCCTGTTCGCGCTCGGCGTCTACAAGATGCCCGATATCGCCAAACTGGTCCTGGTCGTCGTCTTTGCCGGGATTGGCTACTACCTGCCGGATGTTATGGTCAAGAACCAAGCGACCAAGCGGCAGCATGCAATCCGAAAAGCGATGCCCGACGGGCTCGACTTGATGGTCATCTGCGCCGAAGCCGGGCTCAGCATCGATTCGACATTGGCGCGGGTGTCGCGGGAGGTGGCGGCCGCCGCCCCGGTGTTGGCGGACGAACTCGGGCTGGCGGCTATCGAGCTCGGTTTCCTGCCGGAACGCTCCAAGGCGTTCCACAACCTGAGTGCGCGGACCAACATGATGGAAACCCGCGGCATGGTGAATACGCTGCTGCAGACCGAGAAATTCGGCACCCCGCTGGCCCAGTCCTTGCGCGTCCTGTCGGCGGAATTTCGCGATCAGCGGATGTTGCGCGCCGAGGAAAAGGCGGCCCGGTTGCCGGCGATCCTGACGGTGCCGATGATCGTCTTCATTCTCCCTTGTCTGTTCATCGTCCTGATCGGTCCCGCCATCCTGCGGACGATCGATGCCATGCGCGGTCTCGGCTACTAA
- a CDS encoding tetratricopeptide repeat protein produces the protein MRTIKWRRALAMTAVCSTLALSACTTDPVMESMTKDPRLSPQEQTIATAQRFMRLGDAAMAAGDARTAVGFYSRAVRLESDDYPMLIQLGDALNDLGAYAFAAEAYQKVLEFAPRDPEALRGLGNAMLAQNRPLLAREKYETALEVSADPRLLGAIGITLDMTGDHKAAQSYYRKGLEQAPGNLTLNNNLALSLTLDGQHGEAIDILKQVATDPNANLRHRQNLALVFGLAGRTKDARMVSEMDFDPQTVAENLAYYEVLRDLPDKAKYLLGPNRQRFAVTKEPQTPVPPARASAKAADTPAETATAIPDAAVVNSPLPAPEINRADFNAAATPAALPPVGPQQLDVPVRAWDVPEDVTETAPIVRRPATADIVPTAPAELPPAYYLAPDPVHSIAPSEVPPAAAPAAAQDGEPVPDDNAPATVASTMTIT, from the coding sequence ATGCGTACCATCAAATGGCGTCGCGCCCTGGCCATGACAGCGGTGTGTTCGACCCTGGCCTTGAGCGCCTGTACGACCGATCCGGTCATGGAATCGATGACCAAGGACCCGCGCTTGTCGCCGCAAGAGCAGACCATCGCGACCGCGCAGCGGTTCATGCGCCTAGGCGACGCGGCGATGGCAGCCGGTGATGCGCGTACCGCGGTCGGGTTCTACAGCCGGGCGGTGCGGCTCGAATCCGATGACTATCCAATGTTGATCCAGCTCGGCGACGCGCTCAATGATCTCGGCGCCTATGCCTTCGCAGCCGAGGCCTATCAGAAGGTGCTCGAATTCGCGCCACGCGACCCCGAGGCACTGCGCGGCCTGGGCAATGCCATGCTGGCCCAGAACCGTCCGTTGCTGGCGCGCGAGAAATACGAAACCGCGCTGGAGGTCTCCGCAGACCCGCGGCTACTCGGCGCCATCGGCATCACGCTCGATATGACCGGCGACCACAAGGCAGCGCAATCCTATTACCGCAAAGGCCTGGAACAGGCCCCCGGCAATCTGACACTCAACAACAACCTCGCCCTGTCGTTGACGCTCGACGGCCAGCACGGCGAGGCCATCGATATCCTGAAGCAGGTCGCCACCGACCCCAACGCCAATCTGCGCCATCGCCAGAACCTGGCGCTGGTATTCGGGCTCGCCGGCCGTACCAAGGACGCGCGCATGGTCTCGGAAATGGATTTCGATCCGCAGACAGTGGCCGAGAATCTGGCCTACTACGAAGTACTGCGAGATTTGCCGGACAAGGCCAAATATCTCCTCGGCCCCAATCGCCAACGATTCGCGGTGACGAAGGAGCCTCAGACGCCGGTACCTCCGGCGCGCGCCAGCGCCAAAGCGGCGGATACGCCGGCGGAAACGGCGACCGCAATTCCCGACGCCGCGGTGGTGAATTCGCCCTTGCCGGCACCTGAAATCAACCGCGCGGACTTCAACGCCGCGGCAACGCCTGCCGCCTTGCCGCCGGTCGGCCCACAGCAACTCGATGTCCCGGTGCGGGCTTGGGACGTTCCGGAAGATGTCACCGAAACGGCACCGATCGTACGCCGGCCGGCGACGGCCGATATCGTACCGACCGCCCCGGCTGAACTGCCGCCGGCCTACTACCTGGCGCCCGATCCGGTTCATTCGATCGCACCGTCGGAGGTGCCGCCGGCGGCCGCCCCTGCCGCAGCGCAAGACGGCGAGCCGGTTCCCGACGATAATGCGCCGGCGACGGTCGCTTCGACGATGACCATCACCTAA
- a CDS encoding type II and III secretion system protein family protein, whose translation MIDRVSGVLIALLLALALVVLGGVGQPVRADQVVPTQGKVLNLDIRKGTLIRLDEPVSTVFLADPAIADIQVKTPTLIYVYAKRIGETVLYGLTEDERVVLSRIVRVTHNLSRLRSALDQFLPGTTVRATSLDGALVLDGHVGTPGESEDLRRIAASFVGKGSIINRVIVTGANQVHLKVKIAEVSREVVKRLGINWESIINTGAGFLFGIATGREFLTLGNAFLRDETSDTVVASFTDSNVDINVLIDALDNEGLISVLAQPNLTAMSGETATFLAGGEFPIPVQQDEGAVTIEFKEFGVSLAFTPTIIAPERINLRVSPEVSQLSAAGAVEANNFAIPALTTRRAQTTVELGSGQSFAIAGLLQNNVVENIRKFPGLGDVPVLGRLFRSEEFNRNETELIILVTPYIVHPISDKNVALPTDGFVAPSDKSRVLHGKLYEESVGVPQAQPSERRGLGLTGPAGYILD comes from the coding sequence ATGATTGATCGCGTCAGTGGTGTTCTAATTGCCTTGTTGTTGGCCTTGGCCCTGGTCGTCCTCGGCGGCGTCGGCCAACCGGTCCGAGCCGATCAGGTCGTGCCGACACAGGGCAAGGTGCTCAATCTGGACATCCGCAAGGGCACCTTAATCCGTCTCGACGAACCCGTTTCCACGGTATTCCTCGCCGACCCGGCGATCGCCGACATCCAGGTCAAGACACCGACCTTGATCTATGTCTATGCGAAGCGGATCGGCGAAACCGTGCTCTACGGGTTGACCGAAGACGAACGCGTCGTGCTGAGCCGGATCGTCCGGGTGACGCACAATCTGTCGCGCCTGCGCTCGGCGCTCGACCAGTTCCTGCCGGGTACCACCGTTCGCGCGACCTCGCTGGATGGCGCGCTGGTTCTCGACGGTCATGTCGGTACGCCAGGTGAATCGGAAGATCTGCGCCGGATCGCCGCCTCTTTTGTCGGTAAAGGATCGATCATCAACCGGGTCATCGTGACCGGCGCCAACCAGGTCCATTTGAAGGTCAAGATAGCCGAGGTTTCGCGCGAGGTGGTTAAACGGCTCGGCATCAATTGGGAATCGATCATCAATACCGGCGCCGGGTTCCTGTTTGGAATCGCCACCGGCCGCGAGTTCCTGACGCTGGGTAACGCGTTTCTCCGCGACGAAACCTCTGACACCGTCGTGGCGTCTTTCACTGACAGCAATGTCGACATCAATGTCCTGATCGATGCCCTCGACAATGAGGGCCTGATCTCGGTCCTGGCGCAGCCGAATCTCACCGCGATGTCGGGCGAGACGGCGACGTTTCTCGCCGGCGGCGAATTTCCGATTCCGGTGCAGCAGGATGAAGGCGCGGTGACCATCGAATTCAAGGAATTCGGCGTCTCGCTGGCATTCACGCCGACCATAATCGCGCCGGAGCGGATCAATCTCCGCGTATCGCCGGAGGTCAGCCAGTTGTCGGCGGCGGGTGCGGTCGAGGCCAACAACTTTGCGATACCAGCGCTGACGACGCGCCGGGCGCAAACGACGGTCGAGCTCGGCAGCGGTCAATCATTTGCGATCGCCGGCTTGCTGCAGAACAATGTGGTCGAGAACATTCGCAAGTTTCCGGGCCTCGGCGATGTCCCGGTTCTCGGGCGCCTGTTCCGGTCCGAGGAGTTCAACCGTAACGAAACCGAGCTGATCATTCTGGTCACGCCCTACATCGTCCATCCGATCTCCGACAAGAATGTGGCCCTGCCGACCGATGGATTCGTGGCACCGAGCGACAAGTCGCGGGTGCTGCACGGCAAGCTGTACGAAGAATCGGTCGGTGTGCCTCAGGCGCAGCCGAGCGAACGACGCGGTCTCGGTCTGACCGGGCCGGCCGGCTACATCCTCGACTGA